A stretch of the Psychroserpens sp. Hel_I_66 genome encodes the following:
- a CDS encoding gliding motility-associated C-terminal domain-containing protein: MHLKQTTNKLYLFLSISFLFYLGNLNAQIVIGTPGLGFSQACASESFNTYSTTFVFSPESGLDSSNQFSIELSNAEGDFSDATVIFTSSAGAITTSPATLNFSLPTNTSGENYRIRIKSSAPLATSSGSASFAAYYKIQDSPFTINNLVSTGVYCAGGSYLLTIDNPGNGSNDSPLNYPNLSFKWFKETGPTSSVFVSEGNSLVVSQEGTYFVETNYGTCTSDSFSNRVSISEVTTGSADAGISSSLGNPFCPNNDMTTLTTITGNAYQWFKDGEVIADATNQMYETSTSGTYAVQVDLGECMAVGVIELVSELFDASINVDEINTLEDGESLSVEVTTNANAPDYKWYLNDNIIADISEANYNATEIGIYKVIVTENSGCIGSREFTFEIEEAFDPFPEVENIPNVISPNGDGINDTWVIPTQYVSGTDTEVMIMTNRGKIVLQTNDYLNNWPESDLGQTSINQVFYYIITTPNNDVKKGSITVVK; the protein is encoded by the coding sequence ATGCACCTCAAACAAACTACAAATAAACTCTACTTATTTTTAAGCATTAGTTTCCTTTTTTATTTAGGAAATCTTAATGCTCAAATTGTTATTGGGACACCAGGTTTAGGTTTCTCTCAGGCATGCGCAAGTGAGTCTTTTAACACCTATAGTACCACATTTGTATTTTCTCCGGAAAGCGGATTAGACTCATCCAATCAATTTTCAATTGAATTGTCTAATGCTGAGGGCGACTTTTCTGATGCAACCGTTATTTTTACATCCAGTGCTGGAGCAATTACAACATCGCCAGCAACTTTGAATTTTTCTCTTCCCACTAACACGAGTGGTGAGAATTACAGAATTAGAATTAAAAGTAGTGCTCCACTAGCAACCAGTTCTGGTTCTGCTAGTTTTGCTGCATATTATAAAATTCAGGATTCACCTTTTACAATCAATAATTTAGTCTCGACAGGTGTATATTGTGCTGGTGGCAGTTATTTACTAACCATAGATAATCCGGGAAATGGATCTAACGATTCACCGCTCAACTACCCTAATCTTTCCTTTAAGTGGTTTAAGGAAACAGGTCCAACAAGTTCGGTTTTTGTTTCAGAAGGTAATTCACTTGTTGTTAGTCAAGAAGGGACTTATTTTGTAGAAACCAATTATGGTACATGTACATCAGACTCGTTTTCCAATAGAGTTTCAATTTCCGAAGTAACAACAGGAAGCGCAGATGCTGGTATTTCTTCAAGTTTAGGTAATCCATTTTGCCCAAATAATGATATGACGACATTAACCACAATTACAGGTAATGCTTACCAATGGTTTAAAGATGGTGAAGTTATCGCAGATGCCACCAATCAAATGTATGAAACGAGTACTTCTGGTACATATGCAGTACAGGTCGATTTAGGTGAATGTATGGCAGTTGGAGTTATTGAATTGGTGAGCGAATTGTTTGATGCCTCTATTAATGTTGATGAAATAAACACGTTAGAAGATGGAGAATCACTTTCAGTTGAAGTGACAACAAACGCAAATGCCCCAGACTACAAATGGTATTTAAATGATAACATAATTGCAGATATTTCCGAAGCAAATTACAATGCCACAGAAATTGGAATCTATAAAGTCATTGTAACCGAAAACTCAGGATGCATAGGTTCAAGAGAATTTACATTTGAAATCGAAGAAGCATTTGATCCTTTTCCAGAAGTAGAAAATATACCAAATGTAATCAGTCCCAATGGAGATGGGATCAATGATACCTGGGTTATCCCAACACAATATGTTAGTGGTACAGATACAGAGGTCATGATCATGACCAATAGGGGAAAAATCGTATTACAAACCAATGATTATCTCAATAACTGGCCAGAAAGTGATTTAGGCCAGACAAGTATTAATCAAGTATTTTATTACATCATAACAACACCAAATAACGACGTTAAAAAAGGGTCAATAACCGTAGTTAAATGA
- a CDS encoding cold-shock protein, translating to MSKGTVKFFNDSKGFGFITEEGSNKEHFVHISGLVDEIREGDEVEFDLSEGKKGLNAVNVKVI from the coding sequence ATGAGTAAAGGAACAGTAAAATTCTTCAATGACAGCAAAGGTTTTGGATTCATCACTGAAGAAGGTTCAAACAAAGAACATTTTGTTCACATTTCTGGATTAGTCGACGAGATTAGAGAGGGTGATGAAGTAGAATTCGATCTTTCAGAAGGAAAAAAAGGATTAAACGCAGTAAACGTTAAAGTGATTTAA
- a CDS encoding redoxin domain-containing protein gives MIKPRTKTPDIQINLVNDAKWKLSDQNPAEFSLIVVYRGKHCPICKSYLETLQQHLSKFAEKGVNVIAISSDKEEVAKASYKEWDIAEVPVGYEFPIEEAREWGLYISEGIKDEPKHFIEPALFLIRPDQTLYASSIQTMPFARPKIEDLLKSLDFVINKDYPARGEA, from the coding sequence ATGATAAAACCAAGAACCAAAACTCCAGATATTCAAATTAATTTAGTGAATGATGCCAAATGGAAATTAAGTGATCAAAATCCAGCGGAATTTTCTTTAATCGTTGTTTACAGAGGTAAGCATTGCCCAATTTGTAAATCTTATTTAGAAACATTACAACAGCACTTATCAAAATTTGCTGAAAAAGGTGTCAATGTTATTGCTATAAGTTCTGATAAAGAAGAGGTAGCTAAAGCAAGTTATAAGGAATGGGATATTGCAGAAGTACCTGTTGGTTACGAGTTTCCTATTGAAGAGGCTCGGGAATGGGGACTTTACATTTCCGAAGGTATAAAAGATGAGCCAAAGCATTTTATTGAACCTGCATTATTCTTAATTAGACCAGATCAAACCCTGTACGCATCTTCAATTCAAACAATGCCATTTGCAAGACCCAAAATTGAAGATCTTTTAAAATCGTTAGATTTTGTAATTAACAAAGATTATCCAGCTCGAGGGGAAGCATAA
- a CDS encoding fasciclin domain-containing protein, with product MKFLKTLSIIAVTGMLFASCAETKKENNEESMTTETETMEKEEDMAMSETQTTPNIVEVAVGNDNFTTLVAAVKAADLAETLSGDGPFTVFAPTNDAFNKLPDGTVETLLKPENKSKLSGILTYHVVSGKYEAAAVIDAINKNNGKFTVDTVNGGSITLSLNNANVMLTDATGGTSTVIMADVAASNGVIHAIDSVVMPK from the coding sequence ATGAAATTTTTAAAAACACTATCAATAATTGCAGTTACAGGTATGCTTTTTGCTTCTTGTGCTGAGACAAAAAAAGAAAACAATGAAGAGTCTATGACAACAGAGACTGAAACAATGGAGAAGGAAGAAGACATGGCTATGTCTGAAACGCAAACTACCCCTAACATTGTGGAAGTAGCTGTAGGCAATGATAACTTTACAACTTTGGTGGCTGCTGTGAAAGCTGCTGATTTAGCTGAAACATTAAGTGGTGATGGACCGTTTACAGTTTTCGCACCAACAAATGATGCTTTTAACAAGTTACCTGATGGGACTGTTGAGACATTATTAAAGCCAGAAAATAAAAGTAAATTATCTGGAATTCTTACTTACCACGTAGTTTCAGGAAAATATGAAGCTGCTGCGGTAATTGATGCTATCAATAAGAATAATGGAAAATTTACTGTAGACACAGTAAATGGAGGTTCAATCACATTAAGTTTAAATAACGCAAACGTTATGTTGACTGATGCTACAGGAGGAACTTCAACAGTAATTATGGCAGATGTTGCTGCTTCTAACGGAGTTATTCATGCAATTGATTCAGTTGTAATGCCTAAATAA
- a CDS encoding NAD-dependent succinate-semialdehyde dehydrogenase: MGTETKTNTFETINPLNGKTLETYEYMSDKEVDSIIEKSHEAFLEWRFKSFEERGKIIKSIGQELKNYKSELSEIMTNEMGKLLKQSHQEVELCAAICNYCAENASEILKNEERELSDGGKGIITYSPIGIIYGIQPWNYPSYQVIRYAITNLMAGNSVLLKHAANVTGTAKLLENLFKAAGLPEGLFTIVVIDHDQSDNIINHKLVRGVTLTGSPDAGKVIGKKAGEQLKKTVLELGSNDAYLVLSDADIELAVEKSVQGRIYNNGETCIAAKRFIAVEAVYDNFKDAFVKAMNDLKMGDPNDENIDLGPMARKDLREKIHEQVTESVDKGAEILCGGKPKDGDGFFYPATVLGNVKPGQPAYDDELFGPVASLIRAIDNEDAMRIANDSRFGLGGGIFSKDVDGAIKLAEKHFDTGMVFINSFGLAEPNMPFGGVKDSGYGREHGGFGMKEFVNTKSILISKD, from the coding sequence ATGGGAACAGAAACAAAAACAAATACATTCGAAACAATAAATCCGCTTAACGGGAAAACCTTAGAAACTTATGAGTATATGAGTGACAAAGAGGTGGACTCTATCATTGAGAAATCTCACGAAGCTTTTTTAGAATGGCGATTCAAATCGTTTGAAGAGCGCGGAAAAATCATTAAATCTATTGGTCAAGAACTTAAGAACTACAAATCTGAGTTATCTGAAATTATGACCAATGAAATGGGAAAATTACTCAAACAGAGTCATCAAGAAGTAGAACTTTGCGCTGCAATATGTAATTATTGTGCTGAGAATGCTTCGGAAATTTTAAAGAATGAAGAACGTGAATTGTCTGATGGAGGAAAGGGAATAATCACCTACTCACCTATTGGAATTATTTATGGTATTCAACCATGGAATTATCCATCATACCAAGTGATAAGATATGCAATCACCAATCTCATGGCTGGTAATAGTGTGCTTTTAAAACATGCAGCAAATGTGACAGGAACTGCTAAATTGTTAGAAAACTTATTTAAGGCTGCAGGATTGCCTGAAGGATTATTTACAATTGTAGTAATTGACCATGATCAATCTGATAATATCATAAATCATAAATTGGTTAGAGGTGTTACTCTTACCGGAAGTCCAGATGCAGGTAAAGTAATTGGAAAAAAAGCTGGGGAACAACTTAAAAAAACTGTTTTAGAATTAGGTAGTAATGATGCTTACCTTGTTTTAAGTGATGCAGATATTGAACTAGCAGTTGAGAAATCTGTACAAGGTCGTATTTATAATAATGGAGAAACCTGTATTGCTGCAAAACGTTTTATCGCAGTAGAAGCTGTATACGATAATTTTAAGGATGCCTTTGTAAAAGCAATGAATGATTTAAAAATGGGAGATCCTAATGATGAAAATATAGATTTAGGACCGATGGCCAGAAAAGACCTTAGAGAAAAGATCCACGAACAAGTTACAGAAAGTGTTGATAAAGGTGCTGAAATCTTATGTGGTGGAAAACCAAAAGATGGCGACGGATTTTTCTATCCTGCAACCGTTTTAGGTAATGTAAAACCAGGACAACCCGCTTATGATGATGAACTGTTTGGACCTGTTGCTTCATTAATAAGGGCAATAGATAATGAAGATGCGATGAGAATTGCTAACGACAGTAGATTTGGATTAGGTGGAGGCATCTTTTCAAAAGATGTTGATGGCGCAATCAAATTAGCAGAAAAGCATTTTGATACTGGTATGGTATTTATAAATAGCTTTGGTCTAGCAGAACCTAATATGCCTTTTGGTGGTGTTAAGGATTCTGGCTATGGAAGAGAGCATGGTGGTTTTGGAATGAAAGAATTCGTAAACACTAAATCTATTTTAATTAGTAAAGATTAA